A DNA window from Pogona vitticeps strain Pit_001003342236 chromosome 2, PviZW2.1, whole genome shotgun sequence contains the following coding sequences:
- the LOC140703779 gene encoding uncharacterized protein LOC140703779, whose product MHSHCTSRETSLRSERQYKCVQCGKSFSKSSSLSSHQRTHNGEKTYKCMECGRSFSQSSALSRHQRAHTGEKPYKCLECGKSFSHSTYLSSHQRTHTGEKPYKCMECGKSFTDSSGLSSHQRTHTGEKPHKCMECGKSFSHSNGLSYHQRTHTGEKPYKCFACEKCFSRSTYLSSHQRTHTGEKPYKCMECGKSFTDSSGLSSHQRTHTGEKPHKCMECGKSFSRSSELSRHQRAHTGEKPYKCLECEKCFSNSSTLSSHQRTHTGEKPYKCMECGKCFSQSSVLRSHQRTHTGEKPYKCMECEKCFSKSSTLSCHQRTHIGEKPYKCMECGKSFSQSNGLSSHQRTHTGEKPYKCMECGKTFSHSSALRSHQRTHTGEKPYKCMECEKCFSKSSTLSCHQRTHIGEKPYKCMECGKTFSHSNALSSHQRIHTGEKPYKCFACEKCFSHNCALSSHQRTHTGEKPYKCMECGKNFSHSSSLSSHRRIHTGEKPYKCMECGKNFSHSSSLSSHRRIHTGEKPYKCMECGKSFSRSGELSSHQRTHTGEKPYKCLECEKCFSHSSYLSSHLRTHIGEKPNNSHWGETIYSGASYNKHPI is encoded by the coding sequence ATGCACAGTCATTGTACTTCACGTGAAACATCCCTGAGGAGTGAGAGACAGTACAAATGTgtacagtgtggaaagagcttcagtaagagcagtagcctcagttcccatcaaagaactcacaatggggaaaaaacatataaatgcatggaatgtggaaggagtttcagtcagagcagtgcccTAAGTAGACATCAAAGagctcatactggggagaaaccatataaatgcttggaatgtggaaagagcttcagtcacagcacttacctgagttcccatcaaagaactcacactggggagaaaccgtacaaatgcatggaatgtgggaagagtttcactGACAGCAGTggtctcagttcccatcaaagaactcacactggggagaaaccacataaatgcatggaatgtggaaagagcttcagtcacagcaatgGCCTCAGttaccatcaaagaactcacactggggagaaaccatataaatgctttgCATGTGAGAAGTGCTTCAGTCGCAGCACttacctgagttcccatcaaagaactcacactggggagaaaccgtacaaatgcatggaatgtgggaagagtttcactGACAGCAGTggtctcagttcccatcaaagaactcacactggggagaaaccacataaatgcatggaatgtggaaagagcttcagtcggagcagTGAACTAAGTAGACATCAAAgagctcacactggggagaaaccatataaatgcttggaatgtgagAAGTGCTTCAGTAACAGTAgtaccctgagttcccatcaaagaactcacactggggagaaaccatataaatgcatggaatgtggaaagtgcttcagtcagagcagtgtcCTGAGAtcacatcagagaactcacactggggagaaaccatataaatgcatggaatgtgagaagtgctTCAGTAAGAGCAGTACCTTGAGttgccatcaaagaactcacattggggagaaaccatataaatgcatggaatgtggaaagagcttcagtcagagtaatggcctcagttcccatcaaagaactcacactggggagaaaccatataaatgcatggaatgtgggaagaccttcagtcacagcagtgccctgagatcacatcagagaactcacactggggagaaaccatataaatgcatggaatgtgagaagtgctTCAGTAAGAGCAGTACCCTGAGttgccatcaaagaactcacattggggagaaaccatataaatgcatggaatgtggaaagaccttcagtcaCAGCaatgccctgagttcacatcaaagaattcacactggggagaaaccatataaatgctttgCATGTGAGAAGTGCTTTAGTCACAACtgtgccctgagttcacatcaaaggactcacactggggagaaaccatataaatgcatggaatgtgggaagaacttcagtcacagcagtagcCTGAGTTCACATcgaagaattcacactggggagaaaccatataaatgcatggaatgtgggaagaacttcagtcacagcagtagcCTGAGTTCACATcgaagaattcacactggggagaaaccatataaatgcatggaatgtggaaagagcttcagtcggagcggTGAACtaagttcccatcaaagaactcacactggggagaaaccatataaatgcttggaatgtgagaagtgcttcagtcacagcagttacTTGAGTTCCCATCTAAGAACTCACATTGGGGAGAAACCAAacaactcacactggggagaaaccatatacagtggtgcctcgtataacaagcaccccatttaa